From the genome of Verrucomicrobiaceae bacterium, one region includes:
- a CDS encoding META domain-containing protein, giving the protein MKAFFSRRSSLCGTIGFLFGMAGCFAVDESAWIFSSWKADGADMAIPAGVSASILFDGKGGVHGGSGVNSFSGGYSLKGHVLTWTMPFRSTRRAGPPAHMAFEQQFLTILQACEKLVEDQNLTLSGPKGELVFRREK; this is encoded by the coding sequence ATGAAAGCATTCTTTTCACGCCGATCGTCCCTTTGCGGCACAATCGGCTTTTTATTCGGAATGGCAGGCTGTTTTGCAGTTGATGAAAGTGCATGGATTTTTTCGTCATGGAAGGCTGATGGCGCGGACATGGCCATTCCAGCAGGCGTTTCGGCTTCGATCCTCTTTGATGGCAAAGGCGGAGTGCATGGTGGATCGGGTGTGAACAGCTTTTCAGGCGGTTATTCGCTCAAGGGTCATGTTTTGACATGGACGATGCCGTTTCGCTCGACACGCCGGGCGGGTCCGCCGGCTCACATGGCGTTTGAGCAGCAGTTTCTGACGATCCTTCAAGCCTGTGAAAAGCTTGTGGAGGATCAAAACCTCACACTCAGCGGCCCCAAAGGTGAATTAGTTTTTAGGCGGGAAAAGTGA
- a CDS encoding PEP-CTERM sorting domain-containing protein — MKNTSFVQGLVPTLVALLLSGHSAMAVSMLHTTNWSALDNTNPYVVEGANWDSVGFINWTSTAPGNSTYSGTGTLVPSNVPGQFKFLTAAHNVDSENGAGGTTPNGIMDALSFTIYFGDNTGADGSTASATVVVPAANITVHPFWQNGDGAGLTASASQYDLAVMTFDLTNVTGTLPSTLGISTTSPIGLEGTMVGYGQWGSGQTFSGQASAGLRRAGKNMIDVAGTTASDPANQGITIQSDFDGPAGEGHTTGTNVALALESSTAGGDSGGPLIANGLIVGVLNGGFPGTGAPLSQYGDRSVWAPLYTPTNTSFLTTAGIALGAVPEPARVCLLALAFAGIGLRRRRPVKVIDCE; from the coding sequence ATGAAAAATACGTCCTTCGTGCAAGGCCTCGTGCCCACTCTTGTTGCGCTGCTTCTCAGCGGTCACTCTGCTATGGCGGTGTCCATGCTCCATACGACAAACTGGAGCGCTCTGGACAATACCAATCCGTATGTGGTAGAGGGTGCGAACTGGGACAGCGTGGGGTTCATTAATTGGACTTCGACGGCACCTGGAAATAGCACCTACAGTGGCACTGGCACACTTGTACCATCCAATGTGCCGGGGCAGTTCAAATTTCTCACGGCTGCGCACAATGTGGATTCGGAAAATGGCGCAGGCGGAACGACGCCAAATGGCATCATGGACGCCCTCAGCTTCACGATTTACTTTGGAGATAACACAGGTGCGGATGGATCCACCGCCTCGGCCACGGTGGTGGTGCCTGCGGCGAATATCACGGTACATCCTTTTTGGCAGAATGGCGACGGTGCAGGTTTAACCGCATCTGCCTCGCAGTACGACTTAGCAGTCATGACGTTCGACCTGACGAATGTGACAGGCACGCTGCCCTCCACCCTCGGCATCTCTACGACTAGTCCCATCGGACTGGAAGGAACGATGGTGGGCTACGGACAATGGGGCAGCGGGCAGACGTTTTCGGGTCAGGCCTCTGCCGGTCTCCGCCGTGCGGGCAAAAATATGATCGATGTGGCAGGGACGACGGCTTCTGATCCTGCCAATCAGGGCATAACAATCCAATCAGATTTTGATGGACCTGCGGGGGAGGGTCATACCACCGGTACGAATGTGGCGCTAGCGCTCGAGTCCTCCACGGCTGGTGGTGACAGCGGTGGCCCATTGATCGCTAATGGCTTGATCGTCGGTGTGCTGAATGGCGGCTTCCCTGGCACGGGAGCTCCGCTTTCGCAGTATGGTGATCGCAGCGTTTGGGCACCACTTTACACGCCCACGAACACAAGCTTTCTCACCACTGCAGGTATTGCCCTCGGCGCTGTGCCTGAGCCGGCCCGAGTTTGCCTGTTGGCCCTCGCCTTCGCTGGCATAGGTCTCCGCCGCCGTCGTCCTGTGAAGGTGATTGACTGCGAATGA
- a CDS encoding PQQ-binding-like beta-propeller repeat protein — MKKLLLSLLSLSFTSAHADWLQFRGPGATAVSTEAAVPAEQLKIAWTADLPGRGLSAPIIVGQRVFVTCASGPEQETLHVFCFDVASGKKKWERSMRSTGRTMTHPKTSVAAATPCSDGERVFALFSSNDLFAFDLDGNLLWLRGLTYDYANASNSLGMAQSPVVLDGTLVVQSENDSESFAAGLDVASGRNKWKLDRPKAANWSSATIWNNVVALQSSKGILGVDPGTGKTMWDYADGASTTPSSVVSHGVLYAVSHGITALSPENGAVTQLWRHEKLNPGTASPLVLGDHLYVVNGAGVLIKASLKNGDELWKLRLKGPFSGSPVAAGNRIHIVNERGIFQTIDPSVEPEGKVTQEIELKETVLTTPAIADGAIFVRSDSKLWMLK, encoded by the coding sequence ATGAAGAAGCTCCTTCTCTCCCTCCTTTCCCTTTCCTTTACATCTGCGCATGCGGATTGGCTCCAGTTCCGCGGGCCTGGTGCTACGGCGGTGTCCACGGAGGCTGCGGTGCCTGCGGAGCAGCTCAAAATCGCGTGGACGGCTGATTTGCCAGGGCGTGGGCTCTCTGCACCGATCATCGTCGGTCAGCGTGTCTTCGTGACCTGCGCTAGCGGGCCAGAGCAGGAGACGCTGCATGTCTTTTGCTTCGATGTGGCGAGTGGGAAGAAAAAATGGGAGCGCAGCATGCGCAGCACAGGCCGCACCATGACGCATCCGAAAACCAGCGTGGCTGCGGCGACGCCATGCAGCGATGGGGAGCGTGTGTTCGCACTATTTTCATCGAATGACCTGTTCGCATTCGATCTGGATGGGAATCTGCTCTGGCTGCGTGGCCTCACCTATGATTACGCGAATGCGAGCAACAGCCTAGGCATGGCGCAGAGTCCGGTGGTGCTGGATGGCACGCTGGTGGTGCAAAGTGAGAATGATAGCGAATCCTTCGCGGCTGGGCTGGATGTGGCCTCTGGTCGCAATAAATGGAAACTGGACCGCCCCAAGGCCGCAAACTGGTCCAGCGCAACGATTTGGAACAACGTCGTCGCTTTGCAGTCGAGCAAGGGCATCCTCGGAGTCGATCCAGGCACTGGCAAGACGATGTGGGACTATGCGGATGGTGCGAGCACGACGCCGAGCAGTGTGGTGAGCCATGGTGTGCTCTACGCGGTGTCACACGGCATCACGGCACTCTCACCGGAGAATGGCGCAGTGACGCAGCTCTGGCGGCATGAGAAGCTCAATCCCGGCACCGCGAGCCCGCTGGTGCTCGGTGATCATCTCTACGTCGTGAATGGTGCCGGCGTGCTGATCAAGGCGAGCCTGAAAAACGGTGACGAGCTGTGGAAGCTGCGACTGAAGGGCCCCTTTAGCGGATCTCCCGTGGCAGCAGGAAATCGCATCCACATCGTGAACGAGCGCGGCATTTTCCAGACGATCGATCCGAGTGTGGAGCCAGAGGGCAAGGTGACGCAGGAGATCGAGCTGAAGGAAACCGTGCTCACCACGCCCGCCATCGCTGATGGGGCGATCTTTGTGCGCAGCGACTCCAAACTTTGGATGCTGAAGTAA
- a CDS encoding TVP38/TMEM64 family protein, which yields MEDEDSLLDASSADALEQETSRAFGKETRQVLLAVVMVAAFLALAHFTPVRAWIENVQVWKTMMREYGLAAHGLFFLACAGCVMLGVPRLAFCSAGGLIFGFGEGLVISLLGSTCGSYGGVFALAAWIPPCGGIACGEVAVAEKMLRKPSVMRVFWVRQLMVPGLVLNVLLGMTPVRHSRFLLGTLLGYLPLNVAFSLVGSGLGKKDLAQSMVQLLAALAVINIAGWLVYKMVKKQARSAEPT from the coding sequence ATGGAAGACGAAGACTCCCTACTCGATGCCTCCAGCGCTGATGCCTTGGAGCAGGAGACGAGCCGCGCTTTTGGCAAAGAGACTCGGCAGGTGCTGCTAGCGGTGGTGATGGTGGCGGCGTTTCTGGCGCTGGCGCATTTCACGCCGGTGCGGGCCTGGATCGAGAATGTGCAGGTGTGGAAGACGATGATGCGTGAGTATGGCCTAGCAGCACACGGTTTGTTTTTTCTGGCCTGTGCGGGCTGCGTGATGCTGGGGGTGCCACGCTTGGCCTTTTGCTCGGCTGGGGGGCTGATTTTCGGGTTTGGCGAGGGTTTGGTGATCTCGCTGCTGGGATCGACCTGCGGCTCGTATGGGGGCGTTTTTGCTCTCGCGGCATGGATTCCGCCGTGCGGCGGAATCGCGTGCGGAGAAGTGGCCGTGGCTGAAAAAATGCTGCGCAAGCCGAGTGTGATGCGCGTGTTCTGGGTGCGGCAGCTCATGGTGCCCGGTCTGGTGCTGAATGTGCTGCTGGGCATGACGCCGGTGCGCCATAGCCGCTTTTTGCTGGGCACGCTGCTGGGCTATCTGCCGCTGAATGTGGCCTTTTCTCTGGTGGGGAGTGGTTTGGGCAAAAAGGACCTAGCGCAGTCGATGGTGCAGCTCCTGGCGGCTCTAGCGGTGATCAATATCGCCGGCTGGCTGGTGTACAAGATGGTCAAGAAGCAGGCCCGCAGCGCGGAGCCGACATGA
- a CDS encoding AraC family transcriptional regulator, with protein MDSDAIFIDRDVAEALFDALPDVVFFIKDAYGRYLVVNKAFAARCAGGDKARLIGKKPAEVFPAPLAASYTRQDELVLKSGKQVEHQLELHLYPGGRTGWCLTTKHPLRDAAGRITGVAGISRDLNAPSDKATGYAELASALHLMRRRFAESLRIEDIAQKAGLSVYQFEQRVQRLFQMSPLQLLHKLRLDEATRLLCETDRSLADIAIETGWCDQSAFTRHFTRYAGMSPGKFRLMSAPRCGPAS; from the coding sequence ATGGACTCAGACGCCATTTTCATCGACCGCGACGTCGCAGAGGCACTCTTCGATGCATTGCCCGATGTGGTCTTTTTCATCAAAGACGCCTACGGGCGCTATCTTGTCGTGAACAAAGCCTTTGCGGCACGCTGCGCAGGTGGGGACAAAGCGCGGCTCATCGGCAAAAAACCTGCCGAGGTCTTCCCCGCGCCGCTAGCAGCCAGCTACACACGCCAGGATGAGCTCGTGCTCAAAAGTGGCAAACAGGTGGAACATCAACTGGAGCTGCATCTTTATCCCGGTGGCCGTACGGGCTGGTGTCTCACCACCAAGCACCCGCTGCGTGATGCCGCAGGCCGTATCACCGGTGTCGCAGGCATCTCACGCGATCTGAATGCCCCTAGTGACAAAGCTACTGGCTACGCCGAGCTCGCCTCCGCGCTGCATCTGATGCGCCGCCGGTTTGCCGAGAGTCTGCGCATCGAGGACATCGCTCAAAAAGCTGGCCTCAGTGTGTATCAGTTCGAGCAGCGTGTGCAGCGCCTCTTTCAGATGAGCCCGCTCCAGCTCCTGCATAAGCTGCGGCTCGATGAAGCCACGCGTCTGCTGTGTGAGACAGATCGCTCGCTCGCAGACATCGCCATCGAGACTGGCTGGTGTGATCAGAGTGCCTTCACACGGCACTTCACCCGCTACGCTGGCATGTCGCCGGGGAAATTCCGCCTCATGTCGGCTCCGCGCTGCGGGCCTGCTTCTTGA
- a CDS encoding dihydrodipicolinate synthase family protein, translating into MWSGVFPAVVTQMHQDQSLDLPACTHFWEAQIEAGVAGLIVCGSLGENQTLLPDEKRTVVKHAVAVAAGRVPVISGVAESSTQAAVSYMQDCEKLGASGFMIMPPMVYKSDARETAHWFRTLAKATPLSWMLYNNPVGYHTDVTPEMFVELADIPNLHAIKESSANTRRITELRNQTGDRYRIFTGVDDLFLESAILGIDGWVCGSGIAFPQENQKIWDLAKAGRWDECRTLYRWSQPLMKLDTHVHFVQYIKLLCQETGLGAEWVREPRLPLAGAEREQVLKIIRDALAKRPV; encoded by the coding sequence ATGTGGTCCGGTGTGTTCCCGGCCGTCGTCACGCAGATGCACCAGGATCAATCCCTGGACCTCCCGGCTTGTACACACTTCTGGGAGGCACAGATCGAGGCCGGAGTGGCCGGCTTGATCGTCTGCGGATCTCTCGGAGAAAACCAGACCCTCCTGCCCGATGAAAAACGCACGGTCGTGAAGCACGCCGTCGCCGTGGCGGCTGGTCGCGTGCCAGTGATCAGTGGCGTCGCCGAATCCAGCACCCAGGCTGCAGTGAGCTACATGCAGGACTGCGAAAAGCTGGGCGCATCCGGCTTCATGATCATGCCGCCGATGGTCTATAAGAGTGATGCACGCGAGACGGCGCACTGGTTCCGCACACTCGCAAAGGCCACCCCCTTGTCCTGGATGCTCTACAACAATCCCGTGGGCTACCACACCGATGTGACGCCGGAGATGTTCGTGGAGCTCGCAGACATCCCGAATCTGCACGCTATCAAAGAGAGCAGCGCAAACACACGCCGCATCACCGAGCTGCGCAATCAAACAGGCGACCGCTACCGCATCTTCACCGGTGTGGATGATCTCTTCCTGGAGTCTGCCATCCTCGGCATCGACGGCTGGGTTTGCGGCAGCGGCATCGCCTTCCCGCAGGAGAACCAAAAAATCTGGGATCTGGCCAAAGCCGGGCGCTGGGATGAGTGCCGCACGCTCTACCGCTGGAGTCAGCCGCTGATGAAGCTCGATACGCATGTGCACTTCGTGCAATACATCAAGCTCCTCTGCCAAGAGACCGGCCTGGGTGCCGAGTGGGTGCGTGAGCCGCGACTGCCCCTGGCTGGAGCAGAGCGTGAGCAGGTGCTGAAAATCATCCGCGATGCACTGGCGAAACGCCCGGTGTAA
- a CDS encoding glycine zipper 2TM domain-containing protein, whose product MLTLTSCAPYGNDYGTWGGYGSPTRSDGAVGGALIGAAAGGIIGNQSRRGLEGAAIGGLLGALAGSAIQNSRQQRSYNQQPYAAYDGYGYQQQPSCPPPAPPTCRNPYNNGYSNDYGYQPSSYNPYGW is encoded by the coding sequence ATGCTCACCCTCACTTCCTGCGCCCCGTATGGCAATGACTACGGCACCTGGGGTGGCTATGGCTCACCGACCCGCTCAGATGGTGCCGTCGGTGGTGCCCTCATCGGTGCCGCTGCGGGTGGCATCATCGGTAATCAAAGCCGCCGCGGCCTAGAGGGTGCCGCCATCGGTGGCCTACTCGGTGCTTTGGCCGGCTCTGCCATCCAAAACAGCCGCCAACAGCGCAGCTACAATCAGCAGCCCTACGCAGCCTATGATGGCTACGGCTACCAGCAGCAGCCCTCCTGCCCACCACCTGCGCCACCAACCTGCCGCAATCCGTATAACAACGGCTACAGCAATGACTACGGCTACCAGCCCTCCAGCTACAATCCGTATGGCTGGTGA
- a CDS encoding DUF1080 domain-containing protein: protein MKQTAFATAALLSLATLSLAETPFTGRWALKIPGGGAGWLGVEEKGGQLSSSVLWGGGSVVPTAATRLEDGKLVVTREQKNKEGKITRETITATREGDALKLSTVKHNPEGKQIGQPADFTGQRIADIPAKPDLSKLKLGNPIALLNGKDLTGWRLLKEGDNGWSVVDGILQNRVTKEKGKHFANLRTDAEFTDFNLRTEVRTQEGSNSGIYLRGIYEVQIMESYGKQLDSHHMGALYSRITPSVAAEKPQGEWQTLDITLADRHLTVILNGTTIIDNQPVLGCTGGAMTSDETKPGPIYLQGDHTNIDYRNMVLRPVEK, encoded by the coding sequence ATGAAACAAACCGCCTTTGCCACCGCTGCTCTCCTCTCTCTCGCCACGCTCTCTCTTGCTGAAACTCCCTTCACCGGACGCTGGGCACTGAAGATCCCTGGCGGCGGCGCAGGCTGGCTCGGTGTGGAGGAAAAGGGTGGCCAGCTCAGCTCCAGCGTCCTCTGGGGTGGTGGTAGCGTCGTACCTACCGCAGCCACACGTCTCGAAGATGGCAAACTCGTCGTCACCCGCGAGCAGAAGAACAAAGAAGGCAAAATCACCCGCGAAACGATCACCGCCACTCGTGAGGGCGATGCTCTGAAGCTCTCCACCGTAAAGCACAACCCAGAGGGCAAGCAGATCGGCCAGCCCGCAGATTTCACCGGCCAACGCATCGCTGACATCCCCGCAAAACCAGATCTCTCCAAGCTCAAGCTCGGCAACCCCATTGCCCTACTCAATGGCAAAGACCTCACTGGCTGGCGCTTGCTCAAAGAGGGCGACAATGGCTGGAGCGTGGTGGATGGCATCCTGCAAAACCGTGTCACCAAGGAAAAGGGCAAACACTTCGCCAATCTGCGCACGGATGCGGAGTTCACCGACTTCAATCTCCGCACCGAAGTCCGCACGCAAGAAGGCAGCAACAGCGGCATCTACCTGCGCGGCATCTACGAAGTGCAGATCATGGAAAGCTACGGCAAGCAACTGGACTCCCACCACATGGGCGCTCTCTACAGCCGCATCACTCCCTCCGTCGCTGCGGAGAAGCCCCAGGGCGAGTGGCAGACCCTCGACATCACTCTCGCAGACCGTCACCTCACCGTCATCCTCAATGGCACCACCATCATCGACAACCAGCCCGTGCTCGGCTGCACCGGCGGCGCCATGACCAGTGATGAGACCAAGCCCGGCCCCATCTACCTCCAGGGTGATCACACCAACATCGACTACCGCAACATGGTGCTGCGTCCGGTCGAGAAATGA
- the pstB gene encoding phosphate ABC transporter ATP-binding protein, with protein MSSASPSSSKPAPVVHVRDMDFCYGSKTALHGINLAVEYHRVTALIGPSGCGKSTLLRCINRMNDRVAGARVSKGEILVKGKNIHDADVDLTVLRKQVGMVFQKSNPFPKTIYENVAYGLRVHGEKDQTKLDAAVERALRQAALWDELKDRLQAHALGLSGGQQQRLCIARAIATMPDVLLMDEPCSALDPIATLKIEELITQLARDYTVVIVTHNMQQAVRVSDFTAFLHLGKLIEFGPTEELFTNPREKMTDSYLRGTFG; from the coding sequence ATGTCTTCAGCCTCCCCCTCCAGCTCCAAACCCGCCCCTGTCGTGCATGTCCGTGACATGGATTTTTGCTATGGTTCCAAGACTGCATTGCATGGCATCAATCTGGCGGTCGAATATCACCGTGTTACGGCTCTGATCGGTCCTAGCGGCTGTGGCAAGAGCACGCTGCTGCGCTGCATCAATCGCATGAATGACCGTGTGGCGGGTGCCCGTGTCTCCAAGGGCGAGATCCTCGTCAAAGGCAAAAACATCCACGATGCGGATGTCGATCTGACGGTGCTGCGCAAGCAGGTGGGCATGGTTTTCCAGAAGTCGAATCCCTTCCCGAAGACCATTTACGAAAATGTGGCCTATGGCCTACGTGTGCATGGCGAGAAGGATCAAACCAAGCTCGATGCGGCGGTGGAGCGAGCGCTGCGCCAGGCGGCGCTGTGGGATGAGCTGAAGGACCGCCTCCAAGCACATGCGCTCGGTCTCTCTGGCGGTCAGCAGCAGCGGCTGTGCATCGCCAGGGCCATCGCGACGATGCCGGATGTGCTCCTCATGGATGAGCCGTGCTCCGCGCTCGATCCCATCGCCACACTGAAGATCGAGGAGCTCATCACGCAGCTCGCCCGTGACTACACGGTGGTCATCGTCACGCACAACATGCAGCAAGCCGTGCGCGTGAGCGACTTCACGGCCTTCCTACACCTGGGCAAGCTGATCGAGTTCGGTCCTACGGAAGAGCTCTTTACCAATCCCCGCGAGAAAATGACCGATTCCTATCTGCGCGGGACTTTCGGCTAA
- the pstA gene encoding phosphate ABC transporter permease PstA, with amino-acid sequence MTPNPFAGDNTRTQRREAAARWMLRIGSYLVVVLTVAIFLFITIKGLPHAVKPGFLTELTSTLHVIETKTGEFIQTGPAEADTIKKQLGEAFVGEKTISYSGGGILGPIVGTALLVLVSVSVALFLGVCCAIYLSEYAKKGKFLEMVRLAILNLAGVPSVVFGLFGLGAFVLTAPVLTDAPADRAVFVIPLGFTNLSFQGWDTCVLSGGFTLAFVILPVIITASEQCLQAVPQGFRETSMALGATRWQTIWRSVLPFATPGILTSTILGIARAAGETAPIMFTAALAFKDKLPWQKDLPPLPADAGMLAQWEQSVQRFLGIFTESVQALPYHIYTLAAKIPQNEYSEQAQYGSVFVFLVLVASLAASSIWLRVHLRKKYKW; translated from the coding sequence ATGACGCCCAACCCATTTGCTGGAGACAACACACGCACACAGCGCCGCGAGGCTGCTGCGCGGTGGATGCTGCGTATTGGCAGCTACTTGGTCGTGGTGCTCACGGTGGCGATTTTTCTCTTCATCACGATCAAAGGCCTGCCACATGCCGTGAAGCCTGGATTCCTCACGGAGCTGACGAGCACGCTGCACGTCATCGAGACGAAAACGGGCGAATTCATTCAAACGGGCCCCGCAGAGGCCGATACGATCAAAAAACAGCTCGGAGAGGCCTTTGTGGGCGAAAAAACCATCTCCTACTCTGGTGGTGGCATTCTGGGGCCCATCGTCGGTACGGCGTTGCTCGTGCTGGTGAGCGTCAGCGTGGCCCTTTTCCTCGGTGTCTGCTGCGCTATCTACCTCAGCGAGTATGCGAAGAAGGGCAAATTCCTCGAAATGGTGCGTCTAGCCATCCTGAACCTCGCGGGCGTGCCTTCGGTCGTCTTTGGGCTTTTTGGACTCGGGGCCTTTGTGCTGACCGCGCCTGTTTTGACGGATGCGCCGGCGGATCGCGCGGTTTTCGTCATCCCACTCGGCTTTACGAATTTGAGTTTTCAGGGTTGGGACACTTGCGTGCTGAGTGGCGGCTTCACGCTGGCCTTTGTGATTCTGCCCGTCATCATCACAGCGAGTGAGCAGTGTCTGCAAGCCGTGCCGCAGGGATTCCGGGAAACGAGCATGGCGCTGGGAGCCACACGCTGGCAGACGATCTGGCGCAGCGTGCTGCCCTTTGCCACGCCGGGCATTTTGACCAGCACCATCCTGGGCATCGCCCGTGCAGCAGGGGAAACGGCCCCGATCATGTTCACCGCTGCATTGGCTTTCAAAGACAAGCTCCCGTGGCAAAAAGACCTGCCGCCACTGCCTGCGGATGCGGGCATGTTGGCGCAGTGGGAGCAGAGCGTGCAGCGCTTCCTCGGTATCTTCACGGAGAGCGTGCAGGCGCTGCCGTATCACATTTACACCTTGGCCGCGAAGATCCCGCAAAACGAATACTCCGAGCAGGCGCAGTATGGCAGCGTGTTTGTTTTCTTGGTGCTCGTAGCATCGCTCGCCGCCTCGTCGATCTGGCTGCGGGTTCATTTGAGAAAGAAATACAAATGGTGA
- the pstC gene encoding phosphate ABC transporter permease subunit PstC → MSSSTSTTPGSLGSKLLRKGRDSVLGMDPQKIIKNFFGANSGITIVVLVLIMVFLLREGAGFLGTYHQELEVYRKAGLEFCDIADTPLKEQQLLTSALRRAKTTTDAALKTALTDAEDAFDTAIEPAAEILLELKTHATETKELATEHHTLEAGRQQLLEAAAGTSDAKHKADLLKEAELSKVDAPDYAERIATMLERRGELSQALTDYTTALETAAATLPEAVSDVKKAVPAHVATIRKATENLQKWSWEEPVSYFTAVRSFLFGSAWITNSSWHDIYGVVPLLVGSLLISLVALLLATPISISAAIYTNQFATDREKEIIKPVIEFIQAIPSVVLGFIGIAVVGDLIKGISQWELLSWVPGFPIQERLNIFNAGFLLAFMAVPTMFSLAEDALNNVPRAYAEASDALGATKLQTVFRVIVPAALSGILSAILLGLGRVVGETMVVLLVAGNRIAIPDFGDGVGVIFQPAHTLTGIIAQELGEVSRGSSHWQALFMVGILLFLISLAVNGCARAIAKRFEHSKA, encoded by the coding sequence ATGTCGAGCTCGACCTCCACGACCCCAGGCTCCCTTGGCAGCAAGCTGCTGCGCAAAGGACGCGACTCCGTGCTGGGCATGGACCCGCAGAAGATCATCAAGAACTTCTTCGGAGCGAACTCCGGCATCACCATCGTCGTGCTGGTGCTCATCATGGTCTTCCTGCTGCGGGAGGGCGCAGGCTTCCTGGGCACCTACCATCAAGAGTTGGAGGTTTATCGCAAAGCGGGGCTCGAATTCTGCGACATCGCCGACACACCGCTCAAAGAGCAGCAACTCCTCACCAGTGCTCTGCGCCGCGCAAAGACGACGACAGATGCAGCGCTGAAAACGGCACTCACCGATGCTGAAGACGCTTTTGACACCGCGATCGAGCCTGCGGCGGAAATCCTGCTCGAGCTCAAAACACACGCCACCGAGACCAAAGAACTCGCCACCGAGCATCACACACTCGAAGCCGGTCGTCAGCAGCTCCTAGAGGCTGCTGCGGGCACGAGTGATGCGAAACATAAAGCAGACCTGCTCAAAGAAGCAGAGCTCTCCAAAGTCGATGCTCCGGACTATGCAGAACGCATCGCCACCATGCTCGAGCGGCGTGGAGAGCTCTCCCAGGCACTCACCGATTACACCACCGCGCTCGAGACGGCTGCTGCCACGCTGCCAGAAGCTGTCTCCGATGTGAAAAAGGCCGTGCCCGCTCATGTCGCCACCATTCGCAAGGCGACGGAGAATTTGCAAAAATGGTCCTGGGAAGAGCCCGTCTCGTATTTCACCGCCGTACGCAGTTTTTTATTCGGCAGTGCCTGGATCACCAACAGTTCCTGGCATGATATCTACGGTGTGGTGCCGCTATTGGTCGGCTCATTGCTCATTTCGCTCGTCGCTTTGCTCCTTGCCACGCCCATCAGCATCAGCGCGGCCATTTACACGAACCAGTTCGCCACGGATCGCGAAAAAGAAATCATCAAACCGGTCATCGAGTTCATCCAGGCCATTCCCAGTGTGGTGCTCGGCTTCATCGGAATCGCCGTGGTGGGGGATTTGATCAAAGGCATCAGCCAGTGGGAGCTTTTGAGCTGGGTGCCAGGCTTTCCCATCCAGGAGCGGCTGAATATCTTCAATGCAGGCTTCCTGCTCGCCTTCATGGCCGTGCCGACGATGTTCAGCCTCGCTGAAGATGCGCTCAACAACGTTCCCCGTGCTTATGCGGAGGCTAGCGACGCCCTGGGTGCCACGAAGCTGCAAACTGTCTTCCGAGTGATCGTGCCCGCTGCTCTCAGTGGCATCCTCTCGGCCATTTTGCTCGGGCTGGGCCGAGTCGTCGGAGAGACGATGGTCGTGCTGTTGGTGGCGGGGAACCGGATCGCCATTCCTGACTTTGGTGATGGTGTGGGCGTCATTTTCCAGCCTGCGCACACGCTCACCGGCATCATCGCGCAAGAGCTTGGTGAGGTATCACGCGGATCGAGCCACTGGCAGGCGCTCTTCATGGTGGGCATTCTTCTGTTCCTCATTTCCCTCGCTGTGAATGGCTGCGCCCGCGCCATCGCGAAACGCTTTGAGCATTCCAAGGCATGA